In Vicia villosa cultivar HV-30 ecotype Madison, WI linkage group LG7, Vvil1.0, whole genome shotgun sequence, the DNA window TGGGTCTAGCTTTGCAACATAATTTTTATAGTATTTCTTCATATGTAATTTATTCGTTGTAACCAAGAAAACAATTTACTCGTTTTATATGCcaatttttatataattcaacttttattttattttccagacaacataaacatacaacaaaaTGAAAAACACCATGCATAAAACAATaagaaaataaacaattaaaacgaTTAAACACAACAACATAACAATGAGATTACAACCATCAAGACAATATCAACTGGTTCATGCATCATCATGATCACATCACTGTTGATTTTAACAGGCTTCCCGGAACGAGTTTATCCATTTTTGTTGGCCACCGTAACAAGCCTATCAATTCTTTTAATCTTCTCACCATCAACGATTTCTCCGTCTAACCAGCAGATCAAGCTCCTCTAAAAATGCTCAAAGGTCTATATGTTTCAAAGTCAGATTTCATCAAAGATTTTATTGCTAAAAAAAATAAGATCTACATTTCTTTTGGTAATTGAAAATATTGAAAGTATACTTGAAGACATATTTAAGAGTGGAATCAGCAGGTTTGTGGTAAAAGTGAATTGAGAAATTGTGAAATAATGGAGATAGATgagtatatttataaaaaaaaaaacaaaaacaactaagtaATTACGTATAATGTCGCATCCTATTTACAAACATAATGCATGTGCCACACTGCATGTCATGTCAGAGGAGCATGTGCCATGCAATGTGACGCCTTCTCTTCAATTCAATTGCATGCGTCACATAGAGTGGTGTTTCATGTGGGTGGCAATTTTTTTGTTTGTAACAGGTTAATTTGGTCCATTTAAAAAAAAGGTTATTAGGggaatttttcttaaaaaatatggtCATTTGAAAAAAGAGTTCTTAACGAAAGAATATTAAACTTTCGGAAGTAAAAATGGTAAAGTAagcatttgattttttttggaagtaaATAACGTGAGTAACCACTGTGACCTTTCCCTCCTCCAGTTTACCACTGCGTGGTTTGATGAATAATCAAatccctcctcctcctcctccctaATTCTCAGAATCAGATCCCATCACAACCACTAACCTCCACACCTACACACGCCACCGTCGCTAACCATTCCCCATTCTACACTAATCAGATCACAATTTCGATTCCGGATCGAAACCAAAAATGTTCAAATTCCTCAAAGACGTCGTTGGCGGATCTGGAACTGGCATCAAAGATCTCCCTTACAACATCGGCGAACCTTATCATTCCGCTTGGGGTTCGTGGATTCATCACCGTGGCACTTCGAAGGTAAACAAACTATCTCATCTATATTGCTTGATTTCATCTTGTACTCGTCACGGAACAACCAATCATCAACATATTCAGTGTTTTAGGTTCAATTTCTCTATAATGCTTGTTACGGAGCAATCAATTATCAATAATATATCTAGTGTTTTAGGTTCAATTTCACTATATTGTTTGATTTCATGTTATATTTGTTATGGAACGATTAATTATCAATTTATATTGTTTTAGGTTGAATTTGAAGACTGATTTGGTGTTAATTTTGGTATTAATATTAGGATGACGGTTCTCCGGTTTCGATTTTTACTTTATCTGGAAGTAATGCTCAGGATGGACATTTAGCTGCGGGTCGAAATGGTGTCAAGCGTCTAAGAACTGTAAATTCAGTTTAtctaatctatttttttttacgtttttgtTTTTCGGTGCTGAATGATTTCAGTTCTGTTTTTAATGGTGTTCTTTTTTTCAGGTTAGGCATCCGAATATTTTGTCGTTTCTTCATAGTACCGAGATCGAAACTTTTGATGGTGGTGCTTCTAAGGTCACGATATATATTGTGACAGAACCTGTAATGCCACTTTCAGATAAGGTTAAGGAGCTGGGACTTGAGAGTACACAAAGGTATTGGTGGAGTTAGTTTTTGCTTCTTATCAAGTGTTTCAGTTGCTAAATCATTATTTGATGCTCTTATCTTGTTTATGTTAGAAACTAACTGGTACCAAGAACTGACTTTTATTGTTGGCATAACAAGTTTAAAACAGAAACGGAGTTACACACTctaataaaaaaacaagaaaacagaAACAGAGTTACACATGCTATAGAGaatgcaaaattttcatataatatAAACTATGGAAAGAGATAGTATATAACTGCCATAATAAGAAGTCTAACAGTAGCTgagtttccaaaaaaaaagaagtcTAACAGTAGTGACTTGAGCAATGTTATATGTAAATTACAGTGCACGAGGGCATAGGCTTTGATTTCGCTGTCAAATATGGATTTCTCACTGTTATTTACCTTGTGAGGTTGTAGGGATGAATATTATGCTTGGGGACTGCTTCAGATATCGAAAGCTGTGAGCTTCTTAAATAATGATTGTAAACTTGTGAGTATTCATGAGCTAAATATGGGTTTTCTTCtcgttatttgtttttttttggtatCAATTGTTTACAAACTTTGTCTGATGTAGGTTCATGGCAATGTTTGCTTGGCTAGTGTTGTTGTCACACAAACTCTGGACTGGAAACTTCATGCTTTTGATGTTCTCTCAGAGTTTGATGGGAGCAATGAAACATCCTCCACGCAAATGCTGGTAATTTAGTTTTACTGTTTTAGATAGAAGTACTTTGCTTTCTTGTTAGGTTTATcatttctttgtttttttctaGAATTGAGACATTAGGATTTCCTTGTAGCCACGTTGGCACAAGTGGTAGATACTTCATACTTGGGTCCCTTAACTATTCGGTCTTGGGTTCGATTCTGGGCTGGTGTGTATGGAAACATATACGTTGGGAGAGGTCAACCCCTTAAATGGACCTCGGTTATCTCAAAGAATTAGTCCTCATAGTTGCACGTGGAGAATACCATGGTTTACCCAAAAAAAAGGAATTTCCTTGTAGTTAAACAACCACTCCCTCACAAGGTGGAAAGTTTATTGTCATGTCATGATATTCGAAATCCATGACCTATTATGATTGTCTCTTCCCCAGACTTAAGTTTGATTTTGTGCAGTTTCATTCATGTCTTGTTTTACTTTACTGGTCCTTTTTTAGCATGTGAGCCACTATCTCTTTAATATTCATGGCAAGCATTCGTGAAAAAATTAATTGACATTGTCAATGTTCCCTTAAATGAAGGATTATGCTGGCTTTGATCAGgctttttattcatattttatattttttaaataaaaggatATCATGTATCGAAACCTAATATATATTCCTCCTGTATGTTAATGCATTCATTCAGCAATATGCATGGCTTGTTGCAACTCAATACAAAGCAATGGAACTGGCAAAATCTGACTGGGCTGTAATTAAGAAGTCTCCTCCATGGGCCATTGATTCTTGGGGCATGGGTATgttatttgttttcctttttatgatgaatttataacttaaattGAATTATGATGAAAATTTGGGATAATATCTTGGAGCATTAGTTGGAGTTGTTGCCGTGTGACTAGGAGGTCCTGGATTTTGATTGTAGAATCACTCATTTGCAATGCAAATAGTTCTGTAATGGGCTTACTTTTAACCTTTTTTGGGGTTCATCATAGTGGGAGCTTTACAACACCAGTTTTCCCTTTTCTGATGACAATTTGGAATATTAGGATTTAGGAGAGACAAATAGAAAAAGGAATTTTTTTGTATTGTTTCATTTTAGCTAGCATTTTGACTTTCTTATTctcaataaattaaaatatttaaatctaatTCAAGTATGGTGCATATGGATATGTTTTCACGAAAAGTTCTTGTACAAGTATATGACATATTTATCTCCCCGTTTTGAAAATACATACGATTTCATGTTAAACTTTTGTTCTTGTTAGAGGATAAGAAAATATCTTATGATATTTAAACTTATCTTAATGTATCTTAGTTTATTTTCTTATCATAGAGCATCTTTTACGATTAGTTTCATATTTCttagttattaatattattttgatctAGTTTCCTGTTTCACCTGAATTAGGTGTTTGTAAAGTGTAAATAAGATTCAATACTTGGTATTTTGTATCATGAATCATCATCTTATTAAACCACAATAATAATTAAAGGTTATACCGAATACTCTCTTCCTTGCTTATCTAGCAACAAACAACAACCCAACCTTAATCTCCCCAGGCAAGGTCAGCTACATCGATCAAACGGTGCCATGATGTTTTATCACGAATTATGTATATCTTGCCAAACCACTAAATATTTCTTAATAGTCACCTATAGTTTTTTCAGTATTCTTCTGCCTCTAGTGAGGGCTACTATTTGTTTGACCAAACCTACTCTTCTATATGGTGAAAATATTTAAACATGTAATTTACATATTAATATGTTTCCATATTAAGTTTTTATCCTCTATTTATCCTTAAAATTGACCAAACCTCCTCTTCTATTTGTTTTTgtattgttaattaattaatacatCTACGTTCGCAAAATGTTTCTTGCCACTCTGCCTAATACATTATACTATGTGTTTTGGATTTAATGTTTCCATACTTTTTTTAGCCCTTTCTCTAATACAAATCCTGTACTACGACCCTCTTATAATTTTTTGGTCCCTTTTTATAAGACTTATTTCAAATTTCAAGATTCATTAATGAATTTTTCACAATAATGCCCCTAATTAAATGGGGAGAATTAAAAGATCAACTATTTCTCTTAATAATTGAAAGATAATTTTGGAAAGAGAATGTACATTGTTTACAAATTAAATGAAAAGCAGTTTTCTTAATACTTGTGAATTAATCAAGGAGCCGGTGGTCTTACATATAGGAACATAGGTAGTAAAGGAATTTGTACGTATATTGTTTATGGGCTAGTATTTAGTGTAAATCATGTAAAGTGTGAACCTGTGTAGATGTTGTAGAGTCACAGAATAATTTTATCCCTGTctgtttcactttttttttttttttccaagtAGACCTCTCTAAATTACTGGTAATTATAATTCCATAGGCTGTCTTATCTATGAGCTATTTTCTGGTTTGAAGTTGAGCAAAACAGAAGAGTTACGTAACACTGCCTCCATTCCCAAGGTCAGACTTCTCAAGAATCAACCTTTGTTTTTGTATTTATTACTGCATATAAAGATTAAGGGGGATTTACTCTGTTTAATTATATTCTCATTTTAATGAAATATTCATTCTTCATCTTTATGTCTCTTTTTCTGTTTCGCAGTCTCTGCTTCCAGATTACCAGCGGCTACTGAGTTCCACACCTTCTCGTAGATTGAATACTTCAAAGCTTATAGAAAACAGTGGTGAGTGTTGTTGATATATTATAATCATCAATTGTTGAAACTTTATTTAGCTTAACATTGTTGTagttttactgttttgtttggaTGATTCATGTGTTTTCTGGTCAGCTAATGAGCTACACAGGATCCACTATATTGATGTACAAGGATACTTACATTTTGACTTGTTATATCTAAGTATTTGAGTTAATTGTTATTAAACTTTAGGATTGTCATGGGCAATAGCTGAGAGGTGCATGATAATATATGGTAACTAATTGTCTTTTGACAGTATGGTATTAGATATTGGTTTTAGATTAAATGGTTTTCGAGATGGATTACTAGCATAATATGGAAAGAAGTTTCATGTTTTACTTATTTGTTCAAGTAAGACTTTGGTTGATCAGGATGTAGTTAACTCTGAAATGTGTGAGTATATACATGTTAGGATGTAGAGTAGTGGTTAATTAGAGTAGTTAGAGAAGTTAAGAGTTGTTATAGAAGTTAGTTGGttggttagttagttagttagttgaaGTTGTTATAGGGATATTTGTATAAATAGGAGAATATAATGTAGGGTCTGCATAGAGTTGATAGTTATTGAATATTGGAATCATTAGTGAATAGAGTAGTAGCAACTCTATTGTGAAGGGCAAACCCATGGAGGAAAGATTTTCCTCCCATTTCTAATGAAGTGTTCTTTCTTTAGAATCCAATTCTTGGGTTCCTAACTATTGGTCTGGTCCTGCCGGATCTACGAGGTGTGCCAGTGTTATTGGAGATGGAGGCATCTTGCCAACTTTTATAGGGAGAACCCCATTGAGTAGCTTGCAAGGGCTGAATTTTGTTTTGAAGTGCAAGAAACTCGTGAGTTCGATCACTTTCAATGGGATTTCACAAGGCATGGAGGGAGAAGCCATGCGTTAGTTCAGTTCTTGGTGTCAAGAGGACCCGAATTAAATCGGGCTTCATCCTCTTCAAATTTGATCCTAAGATCAGAACATGCTATGATAACTGTGTTGTTGAAGGATTTTCAACCTTGAAGCAAGAAGTGCAAAGGGAGGGAAAAAACAACATAGATAAAGTGAAGCAATTGGTTGAGACACCAGAGAAGAAACAATAAATGGGCAGGGATCAGATTCTTGGTATGATGAAGAGTGACAAAAAGGTTGGTGATAATGGTTAATTTTCAGTTTTTGCCGGTGGTAGTGTCTGAAGGGGCGAAATCACAACTCCTTGTAGTACTCTAAGCAATCTGATTCCTTCACTGTCAAAATATCATTTCTCTAACTTCCTTATGAGCTTGTATTTGTACACTAGGGTAGGGTGATTTGATAGGATATTCTAAAGGAGTGATGTGATATTGTGAGCATATTCTAATGTAATTGATTTCAGCTTTTCCACATTTTGGAGGGAAAACTTCTGTGCTTCATAACTAGTTGCAAACTTAAAAGCCACTTAAACAATCTATAGTATACCATGTTTTAAAAGTTCGCCTTTCTTATTTTAGAACTTTTGATAGTACTCATTTTTCGTGGTCCTGGTATAGTTCTCTGCAATTCTTCCTGTGTTTAGTTTGAGTTTGTTGGTAATTGATGTGCAGAGTATTTTCAAAATAAGTTGGTAGACACGATACATTTCATGGAAATTCTCAGTTTGAAAGATAGTGTTGAGAAGGACACCTTCTTCCGTAAGCTTCCAAATTTAGCAGAGCAGCTTCCTCGTCAGATTGTGTTAAAGAAGGTACGTCTCTCTGGAAGTTATAATTCTTAACCTTTGATGTTATCAACAGTTTATCCCAATTGATTATGTCGGTAATTTTTGGTTTTTACAGTTACTTCCTTTATTAGCTTCTGCCCTTGAATTTGGTTCAGCTGCTGCCCCTGCTCTGACTGCATTGTTGAAAATGGGTTCGTGGCTTTCAGCCGAGGAGTTTCGTGTCAAggtaaataataatttgaatacCAGTGTAAATGTCTCTCTTATCAGGACCCATCTCTGTATtggattttattttcaatatgtaATATTCAGATTCTTCCTACAATAATTAAACTCTTTGCCTCCAACGATCGAGCTGTCCGTGTTAGCCTTCTCCAACATATTGATCAATTTGGAGAGTCATTATCAGCTCAAGCTGTTGATGAGCAGGTATATAGTCAGGATAAGATGTCTAAATTTCCTTACTTCCCTGCTTTTTATTTTCATTGCTGTAAAATATACAAAGATTCATGTTCTGCATTCTAATTTACAGTATTGTTTACTCTTGTGATCAGGTTTACCCTCACGTTGCTACTGGTTTCTCCGATACATCTGCTTTTTTGAGGGAACTTACTCTCAAGTCCATGTTAGTTCTGGCTCCAAAAGTACGTCTGTTTATATTCATGTTATCAAATCTTTTTTTGCTTTTGATTCTAGTTGGAAAATGAAATATGTTATTGGTCTAATAAGAAATTTGGACACAAATTTGTTTGACAGTTTTATTGCCAGTAATGGTTTCTTAGTGTGTACAGTAGTATGTATGCCCTCGTAATTGTGAATTTTATTTAGAAGGGATATCTATTCTATTTAAGCTTTGATAGAAGGTATAATTTAGACCTCATTTTAAATTTTGTCAATTTAAGGTAAAATTAAATGAGTTAAAAGTGTTGTTTATGTTGGGATTTGGGGCCAAGATGTGGTTAGATCTAATATGATTTTGGAATCTCGATGGAAAGTGTGAGGTAAAGGATAGTGCTTTGATCACTATTCATGTTTAGTAATCTACTATCTTGGCTAGTTAAGTAGAGGTGTTGCTTGTGTCTGAGGTTGGGAATTAGAATTATACAGCTGTCAATGCTCTTATAACTACTTGTCTTTtcaatttgtattttattttcggTTCGAGGCTCTTTGTATTTTGAAATCACTTCAGACCTAAGCTAATCCAAGTAAAGCAGGTGTGGATCTACTTAAAGGGGCAAAGTTCTCCTGACATATATTTTTCTTTCACATGACACAAACTCGAGACCTTATTTAGCAAAACTCTGCCACTTCGACTTATGGGTGttagtttttcaatttttaaacaaaagaaaaaacagtGAAGCACCagtcaattaaaagaaaatcaatggaACAAAATGGCCTTAGTCCTTCAAGATATCTTATAGTGCACCCCATTTAAAAGGAAATGTTTTTGAAagctcaagtttttttttttacagttcATTTCCTTTTTTCCTCTCTAAATTTTCTCTTCTATTTGATGAGTCTTTAGCATGCAATTTTGtttctttatttaaaatattgtttGTCTCATCATTGCAGCTGTCTCAAAGGACCTTGTCTGGATCATTATTAAAGCATCTGTCGAAGCTACAGGTACTGCTCCAAGTCTTCAATGATTTATGTGTTGGGAGCAAAGGCTAAATTGCTTATGCTGACTTAGGAAATGAAGAATAATAGACAAAGCTTTCATTTAGCTCTTTTTGAGACTTATGACTCTTAAAATTTACCCGTCATTTGACTgccaatattgatttttttttaattgaaatggaGTCAAACTAATGTTTATTTTAGGAGCGAGGGTCGTGCATACAAACATATCATagttgttttctttcttttctagAATTTATAAGATTggaaatttgttttgtaggtcgaTGAAGAGGCAGCAATACGAACAAATACTACTATCTTGCTAGGAAATATTGCAAGTTACTTAAATGAAGGGGTATGCTGAAATGATATATGCAAATTCAAATAATTTGCTATATTTGATTTCATAATAGTAGCATATGTTCATTGGTGAATTAACTCTTTAGGACTATTTTTGCAGACAAGAAAAAGAGTGTTGATTAATGCTTTTACAGTCCGTGCTTTACGTGATACCTTTCCACCTGCTAGAGGAGCAGGTATTTGTTCACACATATCTATTTGTTACTAATTTTCTCCAGTTCTGTGGGTTGATGAACTCTTAAAATAGTATTTCCTCTAATCACTTTAAATCTTGATTGTTCAGGCATTATGGCTTTATGTGCCACTAGTTCCAACTATGACATCAATGAAATTGCCACTCGGATTCTTCCTAATGTTGTTGTCCTCACAATTGATCCTGACAGGTTATATCCCGCAGatgatttaatattttatgatacCCCATTATTTGTAGATAGTtctcttgtaaactgatttaaaaCATCAATTACTATTTTTAGTAGGTTTACTCTTATTATTAATcagattgttttttttttctgtgtGTGTGTATGACAATTATTGCATTGCTACTATTATTGGAATATTGAAATCTTCGTAATGGGTATTCTTTTGTACGAGTGGttatgtttatatttgtgctatACTCTACATGC includes these proteins:
- the LOC131616331 gene encoding uncharacterized protein LOC131616331 codes for the protein MFKFLKDVVGGSGTGIKDLPYNIGEPYHSAWGSWIHHRGTSKDDGSPVSIFTLSGSNAQDGHLAAGRNGVKRLRTVRHPNILSFLHSTEIETFDGGASKVTIYIVTEPVMPLSDKVKELGLESTQRDEYYAWGLLQISKAVSFLNNDCKLVHGNVCLASVVVTQTLDWKLHAFDVLSEFDGSNETSSTQMLQYAWLVATQYKAMELAKSDWAVIKKSPPWAIDSWGMGCLIYELFSGLKLSKTEELRNTASIPKSLLPDYQRLLSSTPSRRLNTSKLIENSEYFQNKLVDTIHFMEILSLKDSVEKDTFFRKLPNLAEQLPRQIVLKKLLPLLASALEFGSAAAPALTALLKMGSWLSAEEFRVKILPTIIKLFASNDRAVRVSLLQHIDQFGESLSAQAVDEQVYPHVATGFSDTSAFLRELTLKSMLVLAPKLSQRTLSGSLLKHLSKLQVDEEAAIRTNTTILLGNIASYLNEGTRKRVLINAFTVRALRDTFPPARGAGIMALCATSSNYDINEIATRILPNVVVLTIDPDSDVRSKAFQAIDQFLQMAKQHYEKTNTAEATGGAGTGSSSTPGNASLLGWAMSSLTLKGKPSDHAPVASASSSAVTSTSSNASSVVDTPSTAPVRVSSTPDFTEHHAPPSPTSTDGWGELENGIDEEPENDKDGWDDLEPLEDTKPVPALTNIQAAQRRPVSQPVSHTKASSIRPKSTPKLSKDEDDDLWGAIAAPAPKTSKPLNLKSAVTDDDDPWAAIAAPAPTTRAKPLSSGRGRGAKPAAPKLGAQRINRTSSSGV